From one Treponema denticola genomic stretch:
- the priA gene encoding replication restart helicase PriA, with protein MAKWLTLAFNLPLYQSFTYKNIEEAGGSLVGKRASVQLGSRNLIGFIIEESDVFPKDSPVGEDKIKPIKRVVDKETIFGQAQIELASWISHFYICSFGEALSAILPSGKREVSFENLKWGAEFEDKNFSLSDEQKDAVEKIVNSNKKEFFYLYGLTGSGKTEVFLKAAEKIIAEGKAVIYLVPEIGLTHQVISAAVKRFGSQAAVLHSGLTGSERLNQWMRIRRGEALMIVGARSAVFAPAENIGLIIIDEEHDASYKSGSVPRYHARQTAMYLAVKHNCPVVMGSATPSLEAWNMIQNKKIKLLSLSKRLAGGSLPQIEIENISGLKGALSGRLISEIRKTKNEGKQTILFLNRRGFSHIFRCRSCGYEMLCKNCSVPMTFHKSENVMKCHYCGMQAGPPSLCPECNSLDIGYAGVGTEFIEEEVSRSFPDCTVARIDTDTVSKKNSLETRLKDFKEGRIDILLGTQMIAKGLNFPKVRLVGIILADTGLQMPDFRAAERSFALITQAAGRAGRFSEDGLVIIQTLKPNHPSIVCAKNHEYEKFYEYELGQRKLLDFPPFKRLIRLVFRSKDLKKAELAAEGAVNILKYILSSQNKDEAEIMGPSECVLSMIAGNHRQQILLRSSNFPLIQNAASRFVKEYKPMTGIYIEVDTDPVNLM; from the coding sequence ATGGCAAAATGGCTTACTCTTGCCTTTAATCTTCCTCTCTACCAAAGCTTTACCTATAAAAACATAGAAGAAGCAGGCGGAAGCCTTGTCGGAAAAAGGGCTTCGGTTCAACTCGGCTCAAGAAATTTGATAGGTTTTATAATAGAAGAATCCGATGTGTTTCCTAAAGACAGCCCCGTGGGCGAAGATAAAATAAAGCCGATTAAACGAGTGGTCGACAAGGAAACAATTTTCGGGCAGGCACAGATAGAACTTGCCTCTTGGATTTCGCACTTTTATATATGCAGCTTCGGCGAAGCCCTCTCCGCAATTCTTCCTTCGGGAAAAAGAGAAGTTTCTTTTGAAAACTTAAAATGGGGAGCCGAATTTGAAGACAAGAATTTTTCTCTTTCCGATGAACAAAAAGATGCCGTCGAAAAAATCGTAAACTCAAACAAAAAAGAATTCTTTTATTTATACGGCTTAACCGGTTCAGGGAAGACGGAAGTTTTTTTGAAGGCCGCCGAAAAAATAATCGCGGAAGGCAAGGCCGTCATCTACCTTGTTCCCGAAATAGGGCTTACTCACCAAGTCATAAGTGCGGCCGTAAAACGCTTCGGCTCTCAGGCTGCCGTTTTGCATTCAGGCCTTACGGGAAGCGAAAGGCTCAACCAATGGATGAGGATAAGGCGGGGAGAAGCCCTTATGATTGTCGGGGCGAGGAGTGCCGTCTTTGCTCCTGCTGAGAACATAGGCCTTATCATAATCGATGAAGAACATGATGCTTCCTATAAGTCGGGCTCCGTGCCCCGCTACCATGCCCGCCAGACTGCGATGTACTTGGCCGTCAAGCATAATTGCCCCGTGGTAATGGGTTCTGCAACTCCATCGCTTGAAGCGTGGAATATGATTCAAAACAAAAAAATCAAGCTCCTTTCCCTTTCAAAAAGACTTGCAGGTGGCAGCCTCCCTCAAATCGAAATAGAAAATATTTCCGGCTTAAAGGGTGCACTGAGCGGCAGGCTTATAAGCGAAATACGCAAAACCAAAAATGAAGGAAAACAAACAATTCTTTTTTTGAACAGGCGGGGCTTTTCCCATATTTTTAGATGCCGTTCCTGCGGCTATGAGATGCTTTGCAAAAACTGTTCCGTGCCTATGACCTTTCATAAAAGTGAAAATGTAATGAAATGCCACTATTGCGGAATGCAGGCAGGGCCGCCTTCTCTTTGCCCCGAATGTAATTCCCTCGATATAGGCTATGCCGGTGTCGGTACGGAATTTATCGAAGAAGAAGTTTCCCGCTCCTTCCCCGATTGCACGGTTGCGAGGATTGACACCGACACCGTTTCCAAAAAGAACAGTCTTGAAACCCGCTTAAAAGATTTTAAGGAGGGGAGAATAGATATACTCCTAGGAACGCAGATGATAGCAAAGGGCTTGAATTTTCCGAAAGTAAGGCTGGTCGGAATTATCCTTGCGGACACGGGGCTTCAAATGCCCGACTTTAGAGCCGCCGAAAGGAGTTTTGCACTTATCACTCAGGCGGCAGGAAGGGCAGGGCGGTTCAGCGAGGACGGGCTTGTCATTATTCAAACCCTAAAGCCTAATCATCCTTCGATTGTCTGTGCAAAAAATCACGAGTACGAAAAGTTTTATGAATATGAACTCGGGCAAAGAAAGCTCTTGGATTTTCCGCCCTTTAAGCGTCTGATTCGTTTGGTCTTTAGAAGCAAGGACTTAAAAAAAGCCGAGCTGGCCGCAGAAGGTGCCGTAAACATTCTAAAATATATTCTGTCTTCACAAAACAAAGACGAAGCCGAAATAATGGGACCCTCTGAATGTGTCCTATCGATGATAGCCGGAAATCACCGCCAGCAGATTTTGCTCCGCTCTTCAAATTTCCCCCTAATCCAAAACGCCGCCTCCCGTTTTGTAAAAGAATATAAACCTATGACAGGCATCTACATCGAGGTGGACACCGATCCGGTCAATCTTATGTGA
- a CDS encoding DUF3791 domain-containing protein codes for MDRITDKNSLEFAIFCIENIALKLKKDGSEVYAALAEKSSLLFDYILPNYDILHTQDKDYIVNDILAAAKEKGIKI; via the coding sequence ATGGATAGAATAACGGATAAAAACAGCCTTGAATTTGCAATTTTTTGTATAGAAAATATTGCCCTTAAACTAAAAAAAGACGGTAGTGAGGTATATGCAGCTCTCGCAGAAAAAAGCAGCTTGTTGTTTGATTATATCTTACCGAATTACGATATACTGCATACACAGGATAAGGATTATATTGTAAACGATATTCTTGCGGCTGCAAAAGAAAAAGGTATCAAAATATGA
- a CDS encoding DUF3990 domain-containing protein, with protein sequence MILYHGSNLEIIKPDVLHSRSRVDFGQGFYLTPHYEQAKQWCRKFMTLKKTGVISSYEFDTSAYKECKVLRFDYYDEKWLDFIVGCRSGKPADDYDIIEGGVANDKVFNTIELFLSDLIDKKEVIKRLKYEKPNWQICLKKQCVIDKYLKFTGSETL encoded by the coding sequence ATGATTTTATATCACGGGTCAAACCTTGAAATTATTAAGCCTGATGTACTCCATTCAAGAAGCCGTGTAGATTTCGGCCAAGGTTTTTATTTAACGCCTCATTATGAACAGGCCAAACAATGGTGCCGAAAGTTTATGACTCTTAAAAAGACGGGAGTAATTTCAAGCTATGAGTTTGATACTTCTGCATATAAAGAATGTAAGGTTTTAAGATTTGATTATTATGATGAGAAATGGCTTGATTTTATAGTCGGCTGCCGCAGCGGTAAACCGGCAGATGATTACGATATAATTGAAGGCGGTGTTGCAAACGATAAAGTTTTTAATACCATTGAACTTTTTTTGTCCGATTTAATCGATAAAAAGGAAGTTATAAAAAGGCTGAAATATGAAAAACCTAATTGGCAGATTTGCTTAAAAAAGCAGTGTGTCATTGATAAGTATTTAAAGTTTACAGGGAGTGAAACTCTATGA
- a CDS encoding DUF3791 domain-containing protein translates to MTAHPILLQKKYARIVTLYAEKTGLSLASALKKFYHSNVYKLMSQGISDMHCMSDDYLVEELLSEK, encoded by the coding sequence ATGACGGCTCATCCTATTTTATTACAAAAAAAATATGCACGCATTGTAACCCTTTATGCAGAAAAGACAGGCTTGAGCCTAGCTTCAGCCCTTAAAAAATTTTATCATTCTAATGTATATAAATTGATGTCGCAAGGAATTTCTGATATGCACTGTATGAGTGATGATTACCTTGTAGAAGAGCTCTTGAGCGAAAAATAG
- a CDS encoding YitT family protein, translating to MKKILSAKHLSTRFVIGVLLDIFWVTVGSVLAAVALQFFLIPGTIAPGGVSGLSVAIEKLTGIRVYILNLIINVPLFIFGAKLLGKKSAVFTLLSILVLSGVLAVLPQDFVFTDDLFLQATFGGILLGVGLGLVFKRGATTGGTDLAGAIVNKHFPGLSIAKGMAIADFVIVAFAGVVDNNPNTSLYSLIALFFCTKIADMILDGLSYFKGFFIVSSKPDEIGDALMSKLERGVTLLKGEGMYSKQDRPVLLCVVSRAQFVRAKEIITEIDEKAFIMVCDMQEVYGLGFKQKIK from the coding sequence ATGAAGAAAATATTATCTGCCAAACATCTTTCCACAAGGTTTGTTATAGGTGTCTTGTTGGATATTTTTTGGGTTACGGTTGGAAGTGTGCTTGCGGCAGTTGCATTGCAATTTTTTCTTATTCCGGGAACAATTGCTCCGGGCGGTGTCAGCGGTTTGTCGGTTGCAATCGAAAAGCTGACAGGTATAAGAGTTTATATATTGAATTTAATTATAAATGTTCCTTTATTTATTTTTGGAGCAAAACTTTTGGGTAAAAAATCCGCTGTTTTTACTCTTCTTTCTATTTTGGTGCTTTCGGGGGTTTTGGCTGTTTTACCACAAGATTTTGTATTTACCGATGATCTTTTTTTACAGGCAACCTTCGGAGGAATTCTCTTAGGTGTCGGGTTGGGACTTGTGTTTAAACGAGGCGCTACTACAGGGGGAACCGACCTTGCCGGAGCTATTGTAAACAAGCATTTTCCGGGTTTAAGTATAGCAAAGGGAATGGCTATAGCCGATTTTGTAATAGTAGCCTTTGCAGGTGTTGTAGATAATAATCCTAACACCTCGCTTTATTCTTTAATAGCTCTTTTCTTTTGTACAAAGATAGCGGATATGATTCTTGACGGTTTAAGTTACTTTAAAGGCTTTTTCATTGTCAGCTCTAAGCCGGATGAAATCGGAGATGCCCTTATGAGTAAGCTGGAAAGAGGTGTTACCCTCCTTAAGGGAGAAGGTATGTATTCAAAGCAGGATCGTCCTGTTCTGCTCTGCGTAGTAAGCCGGGCTCAATTTGTCAGGGCAAAGGAAATAATAACCGAAATAGACGAAAAGGCTTTTATTATGGTCTGCGATATGCAGGAAGTTTACGGTCTCGGCTTTAAGCAAAAAATAAAGTAA
- a CDS encoding SAM-dependent methyltransferase, giving the protein MLNKDDSRIKLLKGRAWLTVPQFENHLLDELGIPHGEAPMEIRNLPKDAAVYGKIVYRENFPKDVFWSRLCMEEPFIAEFSSISEAADILRSIQRNWAFVPFNCFRRAELIEKKLPFISKKERDFPYDVPSAEMGIWTLLNENQIFASAKTSSPFPRGEIFFKEDKINPPSRAYLKMWEALSLLNFYLKKYQEKNGLSEKAEAMPAVSSEKKNALPTASSGEKNSLPTADSVCLDAGACPGGWSWVLDSLGCKIIAIDRCPLRPDLMAKKNIEFIKHDAFTLKPEDIGKIDWLCSDVICYPPRLYDWIIKWIDSGLCEKFICTIKMQGEPDNETVKKFAAIPNSKIVHLTANKHELTWLKAPFI; this is encoded by the coding sequence ATGCTGAATAAAGATGACTCCCGTATAAAATTATTAAAAGGCAGAGCGTGGCTTACCGTTCCTCAATTTGAAAACCATCTTCTCGATGAATTGGGAATTCCTCATGGAGAGGCTCCTATGGAAATTAGAAACCTCCCCAAGGATGCCGCTGTCTACGGTAAAATAGTATACAGAGAAAATTTTCCGAAAGATGTTTTTTGGAGCCGCCTTTGTATGGAAGAACCGTTTATAGCCGAGTTTTCGAGCATAAGCGAGGCTGCCGATATTTTGCGTTCAATCCAAAGAAACTGGGCATTTGTTCCGTTTAACTGCTTTAGACGGGCAGAGCTCATCGAAAAAAAGCTTCCCTTCATCAGCAAAAAAGAAAGGGATTTTCCCTACGATGTTCCCTCCGCCGAAATGGGAATCTGGACCCTCTTAAACGAAAATCAAATTTTCGCTTCGGCAAAAACTTCAAGCCCCTTCCCGCGGGGAGAAATTTTCTTTAAGGAAGACAAGATAAATCCGCCGAGCCGAGCCTACTTAAAAATGTGGGAAGCCTTAAGCCTCTTAAATTTTTACTTAAAAAAATATCAAGAAAAAAACGGCCTTTCTGAAAAGGCTGAAGCTATGCCCGCAGTTTCTTCCGAAAAAAAGAATGCCCTGCCCACAGCTTCTTCCGGGGAAAAAAATTCCCTGCCCACAGCTGATTCTGTCTGCCTCGATGCCGGAGCCTGCCCGGGAGGCTGGAGCTGGGTGCTGGATAGTTTGGGCTGCAAAATTATCGCAATCGACAGATGCCCCTTGAGGCCCGATTTAATGGCAAAGAAAAATATAGAATTTATAAAACATGATGCCTTTACCTTAAAGCCGGAAGACATAGGAAAAATAGATTGGCTTTGCTCCGATGTAATCTGTTATCCTCCGAGGCTTTATGATTGGATTATAAAATGGATTGACTCGGGCCTTTGCGAAAAATTTATATGCACAATAAAGATGCAGGGAGAACCCGATAACGAAACCGTTAAAAAGTTTGCAGCAATTCCAAACTCGAAGATTGTTCATCTGACGGCGAACAAACACGAACTAACCTGGCTAAAAGCCCCATTTATATAA